In Stigmatopora nigra isolate UIUO_SnigA chromosome 2, RoL_Snig_1.1, whole genome shotgun sequence, a single window of DNA contains:
- the herpud1 gene encoding homocysteine-responsive endoplasmic reticulum-resident ubiquitin-like domain member 1 protein translates to MTVEVSVYLHRVTKESHRLNVNTNVKSGKMDVEDSQQKTITILIKTPSQDVEDQKVEGVHLNWTVKDLKKHLSAVYPTKLPESDQRLIYAGKLLPDHLHIRDLFRTVTDIIPILHLVFAVKMPTKADLGARPKVRTAEPNQSSPMSSASASSTAELRQRRQPSSISDTAPINTNVTASSPRVSAWPATNMTETPQIPQPIFPAFSLYSPQQLLWLQHVYARQYYMQYHAAMAAAGTDATIAPATVGHHLPVPAHQVPVPAPIANQNPIDNLQPANPNAAQEGAFINPGVANENMRMNAQGGPLVEDEEGMERDWLDWLYSAARLGVLLMIVYFNSNLSRFLLVMSALFIIYLHTTGWFPFRRQQQVQGPNHLQPPEVQNNQENENRIPNNVAEPAEEQREYSPHDQEDSNERRQVTDVQVPRNRVLTMWTAWVFLKTFFSSLIPEVAQGLAN, encoded by the exons ATGACCGTAGAAGTCAGTGTTTACCTTCACCGAGTTACGAAAGAGAGTCATCGCTTAAACGTGAACACGAACgtgaaaagtggaaaaatggaCGTGGAGGACTCTCAACAAAAGACCATAACAATACTCATAAAAACACCCAGCCAGGATGTGGAGGATCAAAAAGTCGAAGGAGTCCATCTAAACTGGACTGTGAAGGATCTGAAGAAACATCTATCAGCAGTCTATCCGACTAAACTG CCTGAGAGTGACCAGAGGCTAATCTATGCAGGCAAACTTCTACCCGACCATCTTCACATTCGTGATCTCTTCAGAACAGTG ACAGATATCATTCCCATACTGCATCTCGTCTTTGCTGTGAAGATGCCAACCAAGGCTGATCTGGGAGCAAGACCCAAG GTCAGAACAGCCGAGCCTAATCAGTCCAGCCCAATGTCCTCTGCATCAGCGAGCAGCACTGCTGAGCTGAGACAGAGAAGGCAGCCATCTTCAATTTCAGATACCGCTCCAATAAACACGAACGTGACTGCATCATCCCCTAGAGTTTCTGCATGGCCTGCCACCAACAT GACTGAAACACCACAAATACCTCAACCAATATTTCCAGCTTTCTCGCTGTACAGTCCTCAACAACTACTGTGGCTCCAACATGTCTATGCTCGACAATATTATATGCAATA CCATGCAGCTATGGCAGCAGCTGGCACTGACGCCACCATAGCACCTGCAACTGTTGGCCATCACCTCCCTGTACCTGCCCACCAGGTACCTGTACCAGCACCCATCGCCAATCAGAACCCCATTGACAATCTGCAACCGGCAAACCCAAATGCAGCGCAAGAAGGTGCATTTATCAACCCAGGTGTAGCCAATGAGAACATGCGAATGAATGCTCAAGGTGGGCCTCTAGTTGAAGACGAGGAAGGCATGGAGCGAGACTGGTTGGATTGGTTGTACTCAGCTGCCAGACTTGGTGTTCTACTCATGATTGTTTACTTCAACTCCAATTTGAGTCGCTTCTTGCTGGTGATGAGCGCACTCTTCATCATCTACCT tCACACCACAGGCTGGTTTCCTTTTCGAAGGCAACAGCAGGTCCAAGGACCCAATCACCTGCAGCCTCCTGAAGTCCAGAACAACCAGGAGAATGAAAACAGAATCCCAAATAAT GTTGCAGAGCCTGCTGAAGAGCAGAGGGAATATTCTCCCCATGATCAAGAAGATTCAAATGAACGACGGCAAGTGACTGATGTTCAGGTGCCTCGAAACAGGGTGTTAACCATGTGGACAGCGTGGGTCTTTTTGAAAACTTTCTTCTCCTCGCTTATACCTGAGGTCGCTCAGGGGCTGGCCAACTGA